One genomic window of Eggerthella timonensis includes the following:
- a CDS encoding MBG domain-containing protein, whose product MHTYTGPFTVTYTGTVHEGTAYEYSYGPATEAPTQAGSYQVELSLPGSAPCTAAPSARSFIIKRAPLAATVSPDDENATRPYDYSETPTFTDVKLTAFTGLAPDDKGKVDITVTGDALKRDGTGALAPDGNVATDNGTPAGNPTGKPFKATSVSYNNPTSCNYDLQTGPDAYSVSGEVMIVKMPMKDINEATKHEVWNEYGASYSMPVYSIPKGSTSADYTIITDMTETQGLYKAEIENINNETYLKVYANGKGDDAYDAVTVRMSALENHEDFNVTLHVQYFRETVKAIEGVTALPSPVKYDGQPHAGFEGTPTAYYLYNGNRVDYGTSPDETFAISYTGTAADGTRYDSATPPTNAGTYQVTIAISPGHVCKGSTTFDFAIVQCSASVTWMDTLNRIHGDGKEVTAHVVGAVTGTDVSLTVTGGNETDAGTHRATAVLAGADRSNYVIQDGSDSVSYTIGKAAAFDLSTTATALVGSQTTVDLSSLSGLPNDLGPDPVQAATTFTKNGLADAQFDAASGKLTLTASSSVTTGATDTVRIALSGMTNYENSTIVVAVQYEKASATIGGIDARNAAYDGSPHAGYTGTPTAAYRLTNAGEPLVYNGPFDISYTGTAADGTAYGPVSTPPTAAGIYRATFALPQNAPCTGQPAVLDFAIDKASLVFRALDASMTAGDSLPPLGYAAEGLADSDHVIQEPRLSVAGDTTAAGSLAIAIDGGIVDNQACYNVSYAGGTLTVNAVPKPEPAPEPPAKPEPKPLPKPTAEPEAEAAIPATGDNALPELLVCAAGAAVLAIGIAAGRRRRNERE is encoded by the coding sequence GTGCACACGTACACCGGGCCGTTCACCGTCACCTACACGGGCACCGTCCACGAGGGCACAGCCTACGAGTATTCCTACGGCCCCGCCACCGAGGCGCCCACGCAAGCCGGCAGCTACCAGGTTGAGCTCTCGCTGCCCGGCAGCGCGCCCTGCACGGCAGCTCCCTCCGCAAGGAGCTTCATCATCAAGCGGGCCCCGCTCGCCGCCACCGTATCGCCCGACGATGAGAACGCAACGAGGCCCTACGACTACTCGGAAACGCCGACGTTCACGGACGTCAAACTGACAGCATTCACGGGCTTGGCGCCCGACGACAAGGGAAAGGTGGACATAACCGTAACCGGCGACGCGCTGAAGCGGGACGGCACGGGCGCACTGGCTCCCGATGGCAACGTCGCAACCGACAACGGCACGCCGGCAGGGAACCCGACGGGAAAGCCGTTCAAGGCCACGAGCGTGTCCTACAACAACCCGACCAGCTGCAACTACGATCTGCAGACGGGCCCCGATGCGTACAGCGTATCGGGTGAGGTCATGATCGTCAAAATGCCGATGAAGGATATCAACGAAGCGACCAAGCACGAAGTATGGAACGAGTACGGCGCCTCCTATAGTATGCCCGTGTATTCCATACCGAAGGGCAGCACGTCTGCCGACTACACGATCATCACGGACATGACGGAAACCCAGGGTCTGTATAAAGCCGAGATCGAGAACATAAACAATGAGACCTATCTCAAGGTCTACGCCAACGGCAAGGGCGACGACGCCTACGACGCCGTGACGGTTCGGATGAGCGCGCTCGAAAACCATGAGGACTTCAACGTCACCTTGCACGTGCAGTACTTTAGGGAGACAGTGAAGGCTATCGAAGGTGTGACCGCGCTGCCCTCGCCCGTCAAATACGACGGCCAACCCCATGCAGGTTTCGAGGGAACCCCGACAGCCTACTACCTCTACAATGGCAACCGCGTGGACTACGGCACCTCGCCAGACGAAACGTTCGCCATCTCCTACACCGGCACGGCCGCCGACGGCACGCGCTACGATTCCGCCACGCCGCCCACGAACGCCGGCACCTACCAGGTGACGATAGCGATCTCGCCGGGCCACGTATGCAAGGGCTCGACCACGTTCGACTTCGCCATCGTACAGTGCTCGGCCAGCGTCACCTGGATGGACACGCTCAACCGCATCCATGGGGACGGCAAGGAGGTGACCGCGCACGTCGTCGGCGCCGTTACCGGCACCGACGTGTCGCTGACGGTAACGGGAGGCAACGAGACCGACGCGGGCACGCACAGAGCAACTGCCGTTCTCGCAGGCGCCGACCGCAGCAACTACGTCATCCAGGACGGCTCGGATTCCGTTTCCTACACCATCGGCAAAGCCGCAGCGTTCGATTTGAGCACGACGGCAACTGCGCTGGTTGGCAGCCAGACCACGGTCGACCTCTCCAGCCTGTCAGGACTGCCGAACGACCTCGGCCCCGATCCCGTTCAAGCCGCGACCACGTTCACCAAAAACGGGCTTGCCGACGCGCAATTCGACGCGGCGTCGGGCAAGCTGACGCTCACCGCTTCCAGCAGCGTCACAACCGGCGCAACCGACACCGTGCGCATCGCGCTTTCCGGCATGACGAACTACGAGAACAGCACCATCGTCGTAGCCGTGCAGTACGAGAAGGCTTCCGCAACCATCGGCGGCATCGATGCGCGGAACGCGGCTTACGACGGATCGCCGCATGCGGGATACACGGGCACCCCGACGGCCGCCTATCGATTGACCAATGCGGGCGAGCCGCTTGTCTACAACGGGCCGTTCGACATCTCCTACACCGGCACGGCCGCCGACGGCACGGCTTACGGACCCGTATCCACGCCGCCCACCGCAGCCGGAATCTACCGGGCGACGTTCGCGCTGCCCCAAAACGCGCCCTGCACGGGCCAGCCGGCCGTGCTCGATTTCGCCATCGACAAGGCGTCGCTCGTGTTCCGCGCGCTCGACGCCTCCATGACGGCAGGCGATTCCCTGCCGCCGCTCGGCTACGCCGCCGAAGGGCTCGCGGACTCCGATCACGTCATCCAGGAGCCCCGCCTGTCGGTTGCGGGCGACACGACGGCAGCCGGCTCCCTCGCCATCGCCATCGACGGCGGCATCGTAGACAACCAGGCATGCTACAACGTGTCCTACGCGGGCGGCACGCTCACCGTCAACGCCGTCCCGAAGCCCGAGCCCGCGCCCGAGCCTCCGGCGAAGCCTGAGCCCAAGCCCCTTCCCAAGCCCACGGCGGAGCCTGAGGCCGAGGCCGCCATCCCCGCAACCGGCGACAACGCCCTGCCTGAACTGCTCGTTTGCGCAGCGGGAGCCGCCGTGCTCGCCATCGGCATCGCCGCAGGAAGGCGTCGCCGCAACGAGCGGGAGTGA
- a CDS encoding ABC transporter ATP-binding protein/permease, which produces MLQLLNICKSYTTADFTQTALDNVSVSFRDNEFVAILGPSGSGKTTLLNIVGGLDHYDSGNLIIDGISTEQYKDKDWDAYRNNRIGFVFQSYNLIPHQTVLSNVELALTLSGVSRAERHDRAVAALQQVGLGDHINKKPSQLSGGQMQRVAIARALINDPEILLADEPTGALDSKTSVQIMDLLTEIANDRLVIMVTHNPELAEDYATRIVTLTDGVIRSDTDPFDPTAEDMRESEKPARRTKMSFFTALALSFKNLMTKKGRTLMTAFAGSIGIIGIASILALANGVNNYIKSVEEETLSEYPLQIQSTGFDMTSMMFGAAGEGAEASGDGGTEEKPEDSVHVVEMVSNMVSSIGSNDLASLKEYLDSGESDIDQYTNAIEYTYNVAPQIFSSDAEKLRQVNPDKSFSALGLGSSTSSNSLMSMSMSTDTFYEMPSDPGLYEYQYDVKAGRWPENHNEVVLVLTGNGGISDFMLYTLGLRDSAELDDMVKKFAAEEEVTAPTDMEDPSYEDILGVSFKLVNAADYYVHDDEFNVWKDKTDDEAYMRELVENGEDIEVVGVVQPRDDATATMLSSGINYPATLTDYVIEEAADSAIVKDQIAHPDTNVFTGKSFDDEGDDEDAFSMESLFTIDGDAIQAAFKFDESALTSGLSGMSLDLSGLSLDMGSLPAFDGSSITIDPSSIDMGQYLDFSDIKLDMGDVQPDMDSAKMQAAMKEIMEGFQPWYKNWAQEQVAQGKVPTMEDGAKAYLASDEVQKKIAAAIMGSIDMDKATEALQAQLQQQIGAKMQQAVPAMAQALQSQLQASISTAMSSYMQNVLGAYMQQMSAAVEAQVSAAMQQSMSQIAANMSNAMSIDESAFQNAFKMNMSEEELGELMMSLMNTEDTSYDNNLKKLGYADPAKPGGIDIYPIDFESKEKVIEILDGYNDRMTDEGQEDKVITYTDFVGTLMSSVTDIVNMISYVLVAFVAISLVVSSIMIGVITYISVLERKKEIGILRSIGASKGDISRVFNAETIIVGFTAGVIGIGLTALACIPANAIVYSLFDVADVASLPWQAAVILVAISVFLTFLAGLIPSSAASRKDPVEALRSE; this is translated from the coding sequence ATGCTGCAACTGCTCAATATATGCAAGTCGTACACGACGGCCGACTTCACGCAAACCGCGCTCGACAACGTGTCGGTTTCGTTCCGCGACAACGAGTTCGTGGCCATCCTGGGCCCCTCGGGCTCGGGCAAGACGACGCTGCTCAACATCGTGGGCGGCCTCGACCATTACGACTCGGGCAACCTCATCATCGACGGCATTTCCACCGAACAGTATAAAGATAAGGATTGGGACGCCTACCGCAACAACCGCATCGGCTTCGTGTTCCAAAGCTACAACCTCATCCCCCACCAGACGGTGCTGTCCAACGTGGAGCTGGCGCTCACGCTGTCGGGCGTGTCGCGCGCCGAGCGGCACGATCGCGCCGTGGCCGCGTTGCAGCAGGTAGGCCTGGGCGACCACATCAACAAGAAGCCCAGCCAGCTGTCCGGCGGCCAGATGCAGCGCGTGGCCATCGCGCGCGCCCTCATCAACGACCCCGAGATCCTGCTGGCCGACGAGCCCACCGGCGCCCTCGACTCCAAGACGAGCGTCCAGATCATGGACCTGCTCACCGAGATCGCGAACGACCGCCTCGTCATCATGGTCACGCATAACCCCGAGCTGGCCGAGGACTACGCCACGCGCATCGTCACGCTCACCGACGGCGTCATCCGCTCGGACACCGACCCCTTCGACCCCACCGCCGAGGACATGCGCGAGAGCGAGAAGCCCGCGCGCCGCACGAAGATGTCGTTTTTCACGGCGCTCGCGCTGTCGTTCAAAAACCTCATGACGAAGAAGGGCCGCACGCTCATGACGGCGTTCGCGGGCTCCATCGGCATCATCGGCATCGCGTCGATCCTAGCGCTGGCCAACGGCGTGAACAACTACATCAAATCCGTCGAGGAGGAGACGCTTTCGGAGTACCCCCTGCAAATCCAGAGCACCGGCTTCGACATGACGTCCATGATGTTCGGCGCAGCGGGAGAGGGGGCGGAAGCCTCCGGCGACGGCGGCACCGAAGAGAAGCCTGAAGACTCCGTGCACGTCGTGGAGATGGTGTCGAACATGGTGTCGAGCATCGGGTCGAACGACCTGGCCTCGCTCAAGGAATACCTCGACAGCGGCGAGAGCGACATCGACCAGTACACGAACGCCATCGAGTACACCTACAACGTTGCGCCGCAGATCTTCAGCTCCGATGCCGAGAAGCTGCGCCAGGTCAACCCCGACAAATCGTTCTCCGCGCTGGGACTGGGCTCCTCCACCAGCTCGAACAGCCTCATGTCCATGTCCATGAGCACCGACACGTTCTACGAGATGCCGAGCGACCCCGGCCTGTACGAGTACCAGTACGACGTGAAGGCCGGCCGCTGGCCCGAGAACCACAACGAGGTGGTGCTCGTGCTGACGGGCAACGGCGGCATCAGCGACTTCATGCTGTACACGCTGGGCCTGCGCGACTCGGCCGAGCTCGACGACATGGTGAAGAAGTTCGCCGCCGAAGAAGAGGTGACCGCGCCCACCGACATGGAGGACCCCTCCTACGAGGACATTCTGGGCGTCTCGTTCAAGCTGGTGAACGCCGCCGACTATTACGTCCACGACGACGAGTTCAACGTGTGGAAAGACAAGACCGACGACGAAGCGTACATGCGCGAGCTGGTGGAGAACGGCGAGGACATCGAAGTGGTGGGCGTGGTGCAGCCGCGCGACGACGCCACTGCCACCATGCTGAGCTCGGGCATCAACTACCCGGCGACGCTGACCGACTACGTGATCGAGGAGGCCGCCGACAGCGCCATCGTGAAGGACCAGATCGCCCACCCCGACACGAACGTGTTCACGGGCAAGTCCTTCGATGACGAGGGAGACGACGAGGACGCCTTCAGCATGGAGTCGCTGTTCACCATCGACGGCGACGCCATCCAGGCCGCGTTCAAGTTTGACGAAAGCGCGCTGACCAGCGGGTTGTCCGGCATGTCGCTCGATCTTTCGGGGCTGTCGCTCGACATGGGCTCACTGCCGGCGTTCGACGGCTCGTCCATCACCATCGACCCCTCGAGCATCGACATGGGGCAGTACCTCGACTTCAGCGACATCAAGCTCGATATGGGCGACGTGCAGCCGGACATGGATTCGGCGAAGATGCAAGCCGCCATGAAGGAGATCATGGAGGGCTTCCAGCCCTGGTACAAGAACTGGGCGCAGGAGCAGGTCGCGCAAGGCAAGGTTCCTACCATGGAGGACGGCGCCAAAGCCTACCTCGCAAGCGACGAGGTCCAGAAGAAGATCGCAGCCGCCATCATGGGCTCCATCGACATGGACAAGGCAACCGAGGCCCTGCAAGCCCAGCTGCAGCAGCAGATCGGCGCGAAGATGCAGCAGGCCGTGCCCGCCATGGCCCAAGCGCTGCAAAGCCAGCTGCAGGCGTCCATCTCCACCGCCATGAGCTCGTACATGCAAAACGTGCTGGGCGCGTACATGCAGCAGATGTCGGCGGCCGTGGAGGCCCAGGTGTCGGCCGCCATGCAGCAGTCGATGAGCCAAATCGCGGCGAATATGTCCAACGCCATGAGCATCGACGAGTCCGCGTTCCAGAACGCCTTCAAGATGAACATGAGCGAGGAAGAGCTCGGCGAGCTGATGATGTCGCTCATGAACACCGAGGACACCTCGTACGACAACAACCTGAAGAAGCTGGGCTACGCCGACCCCGCCAAGCCGGGCGGCATCGACATCTACCCCATCGACTTCGAGAGCAAAGAAAAGGTCATCGAGATCCTCGACGGCTACAACGACCGCATGACCGACGAGGGCCAGGAAGACAAGGTCATCACCTATACCGACTTCGTGGGCACGCTTATGTCCTCGGTCACCGACATCGTGAACATGATCAGCTACGTGCTGGTGGCGTTCGTGGCCATCTCGCTCGTGGTGTCGTCCATCATGATCGGCGTCATCACCTACATCAGCGTGCTCGAGCGCAAGAAGGAGATCGGCATCCTGCGCTCCATCGGCGCCAGCAAAGGCGACATCAGCCGCGTGTTCAACGCCGAGACGATCATCGTGGGCTTCACGGCCGGCGTCATCGGCATCGGCCTGACCGCGCTGGCCTGCATACCCGCCAACGCCATCGTGTACTCGCTGTTCGACGTGGCAGATGTGGCCTCGCTTCCGTGGCAGGCGGCCGTCATCCTGGTGGCCATCAGCGTGTTCCTCACGTTCCTGGCCGGCCTCATCCCCTCGAGCGCCGCCAGTCGCAAAGACCCCGTGGAGGCGCTGCGCAGCGAGTAA
- a CDS encoding aminopeptidase has protein sequence MERDVAWKKYDEADLEALEHLAAEYIDFISDNKTERECAAAAIALAEEHGYVSLVEAVREGRALKAGDKVWAQAHGKALILTHLGKRPLAEGLNILGAHIDSPRLDLKQNPLYESNGFALLDTHYYGGIKNYQWVTLPLALHGVIAKKDGTVVDVQVGDDPDDPVFCVTDLLIHLAGKQMAKKANEVVEGEDLDLLIGNRPAVSAAQDADADAIGGESETKDAEKEPVKAFALKLLADTYGIDEEDFLSAELEVVPAGRARDLGFDRSMVIGYGQDDRVCAYTSLVAQLALAEAPEKTAVCVLVDKEEIGSVGATGMASQFFENTIAEVMELAGESGPLPLRRALASSSMLSSDVSAGFDPAYASAFEAKNSAFLGRGLVFNKYTGSRGKSGSNDANAEYVARIRRVMDDAGVSFQTAELGKVDVGGGGTIAYIPAKYGMDVIDSGVPVLSMHSPWEVTSKADIYEAFKGYEAFLKNA, from the coding sequence ATGGAACGAGACGTAGCTTGGAAGAAGTACGACGAGGCCGACCTCGAGGCGCTCGAGCATCTGGCAGCCGAGTACATCGACTTCATCTCGGACAACAAGACAGAACGCGAATGCGCTGCTGCAGCGATTGCGCTGGCCGAAGAGCACGGCTACGTGAGCCTCGTCGAGGCGGTGCGCGAGGGTCGCGCGCTTAAAGCGGGCGACAAGGTGTGGGCGCAGGCGCATGGCAAGGCGCTCATTTTGACGCATCTCGGGAAGCGTCCGCTCGCCGAGGGCCTCAACATCCTGGGCGCGCACATCGACAGCCCGCGCCTCGACCTCAAGCAGAACCCGCTGTACGAATCGAACGGGTTCGCGCTGCTTGACACGCACTATTACGGCGGCATCAAGAACTACCAGTGGGTCACGCTGCCGCTGGCGCTGCACGGCGTGATCGCGAAGAAAGACGGCACCGTGGTGGACGTCCAGGTGGGCGACGACCCGGATGACCCGGTGTTCTGCGTCACCGACCTGCTCATCCACCTGGCAGGCAAGCAGATGGCGAAGAAGGCCAACGAAGTGGTGGAGGGCGAGGATCTCGACCTCCTCATCGGCAATCGCCCGGCTGTCAGCGCCGCGCAGGATGCAGATGCGGATGCGATCGGGGGCGAAAGCGAGACGAAGGACGCCGAGAAGGAGCCCGTCAAGGCGTTCGCGCTCAAGCTGCTGGCCGATACGTACGGCATCGACGAAGAGGACTTCCTCTCGGCCGAGCTCGAGGTGGTTCCCGCCGGTCGCGCGCGCGATCTCGGGTTCGACCGCAGCATGGTGATCGGCTACGGCCAGGACGACCGCGTGTGCGCCTACACGTCGCTGGTCGCGCAGCTTGCGCTCGCCGAAGCGCCCGAGAAGACGGCGGTGTGCGTGCTCGTGGACAAGGAGGAGATCGGCAGCGTGGGCGCCACCGGCATGGCGTCGCAGTTCTTCGAGAACACCATCGCCGAGGTCATGGAGCTGGCGGGCGAGAGCGGCCCGTTGCCGCTGCGCCGCGCGCTGGCGTCCTCCAGCATGCTGTCGTCCGACGTGTCCGCCGGCTTCGATCCCGCTTACGCGAGCGCGTTCGAGGCGAAGAACTCGGCGTTCCTCGGGCGCGGCCTCGTGTTCAACAAGTACACGGGCAGCCGCGGCAAGAGCGGCTCCAACGACGCGAACGCCGAGTACGTCGCGCGCATCCGCCGCGTCATGGACGACGCGGGCGTGTCGTTCCAGACCGCCGAGCTGGGCAAGGTGGACGTGGGCGGCGGCGGGACCATCGCCTACATCCCCGCCAAATATGGGATGGACGTCATCGACTCCGGCGTGCCGGTGCTGTCGATGCACTCCCCCTGGGAAGTCACGAGCAAAGCCGACATCTACGAGGCGTTCAAAGGCTACGAGGCGTTCTTGAAGAACGCGTAG
- a CDS encoding sodium-dependent transporter: protein MAREKFGSRLGFILISAGCAIGLGNVWRFPYIVGQYGGAAFVLLIMFFLLVFALPILIMEFSVGRASQKGIARSYDTLEPAGSKWHRFKWIALGGNYLLMMFYTVVTGWMLAFMVRSAMGTFEGLDASGVSAVYDALLANPVESAAYMVLTVGIGVAVTRAGLQKGIERVTKVMMGALFAVLAILCVRAVTLPGAGEGLAFYLMPDFGKLFANGWGTFFEAVFAAMGQAFFMVSVGVGSMSIFGSYIGKDRRLTGEALSIAGLDTLVAIMAGLVIFPACFAFGVEPGAGPGLVFVTLPSVFSHMPFGQLWGALFFLFMSFAALSTVIAVFENIVGFSMDEWNLPRTKACLVNGVALALLSLPCVLGFNLWAGVEVPGIGNILDIEDFLISNTVLPIGSLVLLLFCTSKRGWGWNAFVREADTGKGIGFPHWTRLYVRYVLPGLITVVFVAGYVPIVRTWLGMG, encoded by the coding sequence ATGGCTCGAGAAAAATTCGGCTCGCGCTTGGGGTTCATCCTGATCAGCGCTGGCTGCGCCATCGGGTTGGGCAACGTGTGGCGCTTTCCCTACATCGTGGGGCAGTACGGCGGCGCGGCCTTCGTGCTGCTCATCATGTTCTTCCTGCTGGTGTTCGCGCTGCCCATCCTCATCATGGAGTTCTCGGTGGGGCGCGCCAGCCAGAAGGGCATCGCGCGCAGCTACGACACGCTCGAGCCCGCCGGATCGAAGTGGCACCGCTTCAAGTGGATCGCGCTGGGCGGGAACTACCTGCTCATGATGTTCTACACCGTGGTGACGGGATGGATGCTGGCGTTCATGGTGCGCAGCGCTATGGGCACGTTCGAGGGGCTCGACGCGTCCGGCGTCTCGGCGGTGTACGACGCGCTGCTGGCGAACCCCGTCGAGTCGGCCGCGTACATGGTCCTCACGGTGGGCATCGGCGTGGCGGTGACGCGCGCGGGCCTGCAAAAGGGCATCGAGCGCGTGACGAAGGTGATGATGGGTGCGCTGTTCGCCGTGCTCGCCATCCTGTGCGTGCGCGCGGTCACGCTGCCGGGCGCGGGGGAGGGCCTCGCGTTCTACCTCATGCCCGACTTCGGAAAGCTGTTCGCGAACGGGTGGGGCACGTTCTTCGAGGCCGTGTTCGCGGCGATGGGACAGGCGTTCTTCATGGTGTCGGTGGGCGTGGGGTCCATGTCCATCTTCGGCAGCTATATCGGCAAGGATCGGCGCCTCACGGGCGAGGCGCTCAGCATCGCGGGGCTCGACACGCTCGTGGCCATCATGGCGGGCCTCGTCATCTTCCCGGCGTGCTTCGCGTTCGGCGTGGAGCCGGGAGCGGGCCCGGGCCTCGTGTTCGTCACGCTGCCCTCGGTGTTCTCGCACATGCCGTTCGGGCAGCTGTGGGGCGCATTGTTCTTCCTGTTCATGAGCTTTGCGGCGCTGTCCACCGTTATTGCGGTGTTCGAGAACATCGTGGGCTTCAGCATGGACGAGTGGAACCTGCCGCGCACGAAGGCGTGCCTGGTGAACGGTGTGGCGCTGGCGTTGCTGTCGCTGCCATGCGTGCTGGGTTTCAACCTGTGGGCCGGCGTGGAGGTGCCGGGCATCGGGAACATCCTCGACATCGAGGACTTCCTCATCTCGAACACGGTGCTGCCCATCGGCAGCCTCGTGCTGCTGCTGTTCTGCACGTCGAAGCGCGGCTGGGGCTGGAACGCGTTCGTCCGCGAGGCCGACACCGGCAAGGGCATCGGCTTCCCGCATTGGACGCGCCTGTACGTGCGCTACGTGCTGCCGGGTCTGATCACGGTGGTGTTCGTGGCGGGCTACGTGCCTATTGTGCGAACCTGGTTGGGGATGGGGTAG
- a CDS encoding IMP dehydrogenase yields MAYYFDEPSRTFNEYLLVPGYSSAQCIPADVSLKTPLVKFKRGEEAPISLNIPMVSAIMQSVSDDGMAIALATEGGLSFIYGSQTIENQAAMVARVKDYKAGFVTSDANLSPEMTLADVVALKEEHGHSTMPVTADGTPHGKLVGVVTDRDYRLSRMSMDAKVADFMTPREKMIVAPADTSLKVANDIIWDNKLNSLPVVDDDDCLMYLVFRKDYDSHKSNPNEMLDSHKRYMVGAGINTRDYAERVPALVEAGADVLCIDSSEGYSDWQKFTIEWIREHYGDDVKVGAGNVVDAEGFRFLADAGADFIKIGIGGGSICITREQKGIGRGQATATIEVAKARDEYFEETGVYIPICSDGGIVYDHHLTLALAMGADFVMLGRYFARFDESPTNKVNINGSYMKEYWGEGSARARNWQRYDLGGDKKGMSFEEGVDSYVPYAGTLKDNVDLTLSKVKSTMCNCGALTIPELQDKAKLTVVSSTSIVEGGAHDVVLKDKTPYVSSTIH; encoded by the coding sequence ATGGCATACTATTTCGACGAGCCGTCCCGTACCTTTAACGAGTACTTGCTTGTCCCCGGCTATTCGTCGGCCCAGTGCATCCCCGCCGACGTGAGCTTGAAGACGCCGCTCGTGAAGTTCAAGCGTGGCGAAGAAGCCCCTATCTCGTTGAACATCCCCATGGTGTCCGCCATCATGCAGTCCGTGTCCGACGACGGCATGGCCATCGCGCTGGCCACCGAGGGTGGCCTGTCGTTCATTTACGGCTCGCAGACCATCGAGAACCAGGCGGCTATGGTCGCCCGCGTCAAGGACTACAAGGCCGGCTTCGTGACGAGCGACGCGAACCTGTCGCCCGAGATGACGCTCGCCGACGTGGTGGCCCTCAAGGAAGAGCACGGCCACTCCACGATGCCCGTCACCGCCGACGGCACGCCGCACGGCAAGCTGGTGGGTGTGGTCACCGATCGCGACTACCGCCTGTCCCGCATGTCCATGGACGCGAAGGTGGCCGACTTCATGACCCCGCGCGAGAAGATGATCGTGGCCCCGGCCGACACCAGCCTCAAGGTTGCCAACGACATCATCTGGGACAACAAGCTGAACTCGCTGCCCGTGGTGGACGACGACGATTGCCTCATGTACCTGGTGTTCCGCAAGGACTACGACTCGCACAAGTCGAACCCCAACGAGATGCTGGACTCCCACAAGCGCTACATGGTGGGTGCGGGCATCAACACGCGCGACTACGCCGAGCGCGTTCCGGCGCTCGTGGAGGCCGGTGCCGACGTGCTGTGCATCGACAGCTCCGAGGGTTATTCCGACTGGCAGAAGTTCACCATCGAGTGGATTCGCGAGCACTACGGCGACGACGTGAAGGTGGGCGCGGGCAACGTGGTGGATGCCGAGGGCTTCCGCTTTCTGGCCGATGCGGGCGCCGACTTCATCAAGATCGGCATCGGCGGCGGCTCCATCTGCATCACGCGCGAGCAGAAGGGCATCGGCCGCGGCCAGGCCACGGCCACCATCGAGGTGGCGAAGGCCCGTGACGAGTACTTCGAGGAGACGGGCGTCTACATCCCCATCTGCTCCGACGGCGGCATCGTGTACGACCATCACCTGACGCTGGCCTTGGCCATGGGCGCCGACTTCGTCATGCTGGGCCGCTACTTCGCCCGCTTCGACGAGAGCCCCACGAACAAGGTGAACATCAACGGCTCCTACATGAAGGAGTACTGGGGCGAAGGCTCCGCGCGTGCCCGCAACTGGCAGCGCTATGACCTGGGCGGCGACAAGAAGGGCATGTCGTTCGAGGAGGGCGTGGACAGCTACGTGCCCTACGCTGGCACGCTCAAGGACAACGTCGACCTCACGCTGTCGAAGGTGAAGTCCACGATGTGCAACTGCGGCGCGCTCACCATCCCCGAGCTGCAGGACAAGGCGAAGCTCACCGTGGTGTCGTCGACGTCCATCGTCGAGGGCGGTGCCCACGACGTGGTGCTCAAGGACAAGACCCCCTACGTGAGCAGCACCATCCACTAA